The Thunnus albacares chromosome 21, fThuAlb1.1, whole genome shotgun sequence genome window below encodes:
- the LOC122972410 gene encoding protein MLP1 homolog isoform X1 encodes MPASKRGSSPHDSQPKMRKLDEDGEALHSKTASAANNKSLKTGNMQDTTAAPRTKKKLSASAEGGNKPAKSSIHSSPPKDSSKTISDPPVKKAKLLKATSASCGEAPSQKALSKASLKRTASTESDEDLSSDGSKTDLFRERDDGDKARCIRKYSNRVRAKRKAEESPSDPQETSQELSPSPSDPVQMDHNYGRFSDLLGIQNMDEAIQNENKQSPEPNTEIQRQENSDNVTKTESKEALVSETGSTEASIKLECAAEESKHKEFKNLESQKLIDKETLASSRPVLDSFTEAECSIEVNENKKDVAESIKSQKGLDNETLPSSAETICSSSGEVNQCYEVREDQTDEKADCDCTPGSLTYQSSETETRETTVSGSGLAIKCKTEESQHEIKGEIEAASVCDVGVYQGLSNETNSTPSHNPESQTDLSVKIQVTFKKESKSDQVPDTITNSCDGVNKIVRKSEEQLEESERKGAEFLSAQSAAGPGSLVEVQLSHGTQEVIAKTNESCTEMSTPTSQKFNDTTVIPAEVKKGVKVSSSTSMGKEETNFEYATAHTQASATTEEISNPASSLEIQRQKNQVVSEPTTDLSREFHEDHVVENSKIKENEDNMNFKCASVPESQIKMEMQTTLTSEISNRAPAVEIQVVGNAENKEKEDKGNFKCATGSEIQNEMEIQTIMASKMEVQSQGSPEVSEPTSVLSDKVQKDSVTARCKRSEDEDRIPPESVAAPEKQIKVDMQTTREEISNIGPTVETQSQNIQEVSEHTTDVCTEFHEDQKVDSSTITENENNFESVTAPESQIEIDMQASQTSETSNPAPSEEIRSQESQIEVDMQTRTGEISILAPTVEMQSQQNQEVSEHNTDIPLEVHEDLMPEKSQNMEKMNSEYVSVPRNQITLEMHTTSTPEISNLLPIVEIQSQKIGSEVAIENSQNIEKEDKVNDECPTAPENQIKSEIQTTSTPAFANLAHTVEIQSQESQELTEPAADLSEVQEGLIIPSSEYNDNKVTTRCVSATESQIETTAEKISDSTSTVNMQSQKVQEVSESITDAEVEKGLIMASTESKERKEDITATVNQIEMDMQTTATPEDISNPASTAEIQIQGSQEVSELTTDMETQNEQMSCERKEDEDKECVDVPQVQINMETTATPEETVGQQNHETEEVNEHTMALSNEIQKPLLMVSSENKEDENKPETDPGAVDFQEDMDVRIGSIERVGSALEEETGGRVINEVKEEASIVSTDSSVKTVSNIEGQREGTGSNEVVVFVCGQPDDVDIVIQDTEEQSKTVNQSGVELHENQIVYEPISSPESNEDGEVCTALEKHDGVSLLDIQSTETQQVKEATSANEENRGTGNLRLETVKEEMCVSGSQAVIEMEVQTICVPERSVSAQLEQSSATVDVKQVAVISSSDDISTPVGQSEGAMEKSERNGFPGSVNATECSEQLQEETGRREVADVTVTTTTAIAAVEIPDSTSEEYVILEPVPESEIPFDIVTQAAAESGLSDSLSEQVNPDSALVGDVENQRVLNGSQQSFRPEAEVQQCQTTDEVKDATVTNSGGDENTRIGTESSTALPLEESVQVFHNSADYQQLPSDMMDVNTTDMDMAHSHAQGTNEDCNDLVTENVEGNLDLHQVQILEDIEIGREIVVAEEENDEDSDTIIIEKPQETTEAAPLKKPEEKVNEKNKDDTHGTLLKQNNTADKIEDDKKGQEEEKPKKQEMNTQARTKARLAALAEQKAAASKRTANRQQLNLLALCQEIAEDIATDSMLLKRIEEEKQAAAVAAKGEASKKESPPVTTQEVETVDVPTPAGPEGCSASVTSVTPDEEASAAQPSTADSPEAKRTAEPQKRRFFITQVSVPLKVHEKKKLTRYQRLRQVELQREKMSWARVKKLKSDQANQMFSDMDWQPPLFAPSPVSVSPVTTDPPPVASPSKTPLPSPTSSSKPATPKAEAPKVETPKAEVSKTEPPKTETPKTEPSKTETSKTGPPKAETPKTTRQSKAQTPKAAPPPGPSPKVTRSSARRSLPAVPPPMPNGLNAQKTKPEVEYKPYRPRPKYSPDDFELDDDPLPVAPTKPSPQSRPARPNPQSKPTAQSKPMLPSKSTVSSQLANQAKLKTQTTPAGQISGQSKLTVSTTTQSKPANPQSKLAVAATPQSKASAAASSKPAPLAKPHLKSPVLTTPQSKAASAPGQYKPAASASPQLRTAAGAAQLKQSTPTAAQPAGSTTSEKKPAVSSIPQKTPNPPSSEERRCKDTAGLLSSAPTSSLPSKESLNVSDGTQQCKEKPAVTGVVPSPGTETVKTAEKTSEKPCQDRAANPQDGGTPLSDACLQKEVKKLREADKDGTQTIIDAGQKHFGAVACSVCGMLYSAANPEDESQHLLFHNQFISAVKYVGWKKERILGEYPDGKIILVLPDDPKYALKKVEEIREMVDNDLGFQQVETKCPSQTKTFLFISNDKKVAGCLIAEHIQEGYRVIEEPVPEGSEGEKVMFERQRAWCCSTTPEPAICGISRIWVVNMMRRQGIASRLLECLRNNFIYGSYLSKDEIAFSDPTPDGKLFATHYFGTSQFLVYNFVSGTRSSQPKTDAV; translated from the exons ATGCCAGCCTCAAAGAGAGGATCATCCCCTCATGATTCTCAGCCCAAGATGAGGAAGTTGGACGAGGACGGAGAGGCTCTGCATTCTAAAACAGCATCAGCTGCCAACAATAAGTCCcttaaaacaggaaatatgCAAGATACGACAGCAGCCCCTCGGACCAAGAAGAAACTGTCTGCTTCAGCAGAAGGGGGAAACAAACCAGCCAAGTCATCCATACACAGTTCCCCTCCAAAGGATTCCAGCAAAACCATTTCAGATCCACCTGTCAAAAAAGCCAAGCTCCTGAAAGCCACAAGTGCCTCCTGCGGAGAAGCTCCCTCACAGAAAGCTCTCTCCAAAGCGTCCCTTAAGCGGACAGCCTCCACAGAGTCCGATGAGGATTTAAGTAGTGATGGTAGTAAGACTGACCTCTTTAGAGAGAGGGATGACGGAGACAAGGCCCGCTGCATTAGAAAATATTCAAACCGAGTCCGAGCTAAGCGCAAGGCTGAAGAGTCACCTTCTGACCCACAAGAGACGAGCCAAGAGTTATCACCCTCACCCAGCGACCCTGTACAGATGGACCATAATTATGGTAGATTCTCAGATTTACTAGGCATTCAAAACATGGATGAAGCTATTCAGAACGAGAACAAACAATCTCCAGAGCCTAACACTGAAATACAGAGACAAGAAAATTCAGATAACGTTACAAAGACAGAGTCAAAGGAAGCTTTAGTCTCTGAAACAGGGAGCACGGAAGCTAGCATCAAATTAGAATGTGCAGCTGAAGAAAGTAAACATAAGGAATTCAAAAATTTAGAAAGCCAAAAACTTATAGATAAGGAAACACTGGCATCATCTAGACCGGTATTAGACTCTTTCACTGAGGCAGAGTGCAGTATAgaagtaaatgaaaacaagaaagatgtTGCAGAGTCCATCAAAAGCCAAAAGGGTTTAGATAATGAAACACTACCATCATCAGCGGAAACAATATGTTCTAGTAGTGGAGAGGTGAATCAGTGCTATGAAGTGCGTGAAGACCAGACAGACGAAAAAGCAGACTGTGATTGCACACCAGGAAGTCTGACATATCAGAgcagtgaaactgaaacaagAGAGACCACAGTTTCTGGCTCTGGGCTggctataaaatgtaaaactgaggAAAGTCAGCATGAAATAAAGGGAGAGATCGAAGCAGCCAGTGTCTGTGATGTAGGTGTATATCAAGGGCTGTCAAACGAAACAAACTCCACACCAAGTCATAACCCAGAGAGTCAGACAGACCTCAGTGTCAAAATTCAAGTAACATTCAAGAAGGAATCAAAATCTGACCAAGTGCCAGACACAATTACCAATTCATGTGATGGTGTGAACAAAATAGTTAGAAAGTCAGAAGAACAGCTGgaggaaagtgaaagaaaaggagCTGAATTCCTGTCTGCTCAGTCTGCTGCCGGTCCTGGATCTTTGGTTGAAGTGCAATTGAGCCATGGCACTCAAGAGGTGATAGCCAAGACAAATGAAAGCTGTACTGAAATGTCGACACCCACCAGCCAAAAATTTAATGACACTACAGTAATTCCTGCTGAGGTTAAAAAAGGTGTGAAGGTTTCAAGTTCTACAAGTATGGGAAAAGAAGAGACGAACTTTGAATATGCCACAGCACATACGCAGGCTTCAGCGACAACAGAGGAGATTTCAAATCCTGCCTCTTCACTGGAAATACAAAGACAGAAGAATCAAGTGGTCAGTGAACCTACCACAGACTTATCAAGAGAATTTCATGAAGATCACGTGGTTGAAAATTCTAAAATTAAGGAaaatgaagacaacatgaaCTTTAAGTGTGCTAGTGTACCTGAGAGTCAAATCAAAATGGAAATGCAAACTACACTGACATCAGAGATTTCTAATCGAGCCCCAGCAGTGGAAATACAAGTGGTTGGAAAtgctgaaaataaagaaaaagaagacaaggGAAACTTTAAATGTGCTACTGGATCTGAGAttcaaaatgaaatggaaattcAGACTATCATGGCATCAAAGATGGAAGTACAAAGCCAGGGGAGCCCAGAAGTGAGTGAACCCACCTCAGTCTTATCTGATAAAGTACAAAAAGATTCAGTGACTGCACGATGTAAGCGCAGCGAAGATGAAGACAGGATTCCTCCTGAAAGTGTCGCTGCTCCTGAGAAGCAAATAAAAGTAGACATGCAGACTACAAGAGAGGAGATTTCTAACATAGGGCCTACAGTGGAAACACAAAGTCAGAATATCCAGGAAGTCAGTGAACATACCACAGATGTATGTACTGAATTTCATGAGGATCAGAAGGTTGACAGTTCTACaattacagaaaatgaaaacaactttgAATCTGTGACTGCACCGGAGAGTCAAATCGAAATTGACATGCAGGCCTCACAGACGTCAGAGACTTCTAATCCAGCCCCGTCAGAGGAAATACGAAGTCAGGAAAGCCAAATAGAAGTGGACATGCAGACAAGAACAGGGGAGATTTCTATCTTGGCACCGACAGTTGAAATGCAAAGCCAGCAGAACCAGGAAGTCAGTGAACACAACACGGACATACCACTTGAGGTTCATGAAGATCTTATGCCtgaaaaatctcaaaatatGGAAAAGATGAACTCTGAATATGTGTCTGTACCACGGAATCAAATCACTTTGGAAATGCACACTACATCAACACCAGAGATTTCTAATCTGCTCCCTATAGTGGAAATACAAAGTCAGAAAATAGGTTCAGAGGTTGCAATTGAAAATTctcaaaatatagaaaaagaaGACAAGGTGAACGATGAATGTCCAACTGCACCAGAGAATCAGATCAAATCAGAAATACAGACTACATCAACACCAGCGTTTGCTAACCTGGCCCATACAGTGGAAATACAAAGTCAGGAGAGCCAAGAACTCACTGAACCTGCAGCAGACTTATCTGAAGTTCAAGAGGGTCTAATTATTCCCTCAAGTGAGTATAATGACAACAAGGTTACCACACGATGTGTGAGTGCCACAGAGAGTCAAATAGAAACAACAGCAGAGAAGATTTCTGATTCTACATCTACAGTGAACATGCAAAGCCAGAAAGTTCAGGAGGTCAGTGAATCCATCACAGACGCTGAAGTTGAAAAAGGCTTAATCATGGCTTCTACTGAGagtaaggaaaggaaggaagataTCACTGCTACTGTAAATCAAATAGAAATGGATATGCAAACAACAGCAACACCAGAGGACATTTCTAATCCAGCATCTACAGCGGAAATACAAATCCAGGGAAGCCAGGAGGTCAGTGAACTCACTACAGACATGGAAACTCAAAACGAGCAAATGAGTTGTGAGAGGAAGGAGGATGAAGACAAAGAATGTGTTGATGTTCCACAGGTTCAAATAAATATGGAGACTACTGCAACGCCAGAGGAGACAGTAGGACAACAGAACCATGAGACGGAGGAAGTCAATGAACACACTATGGCCTTGTCGAATGAAATTCAGAAACCTCTTCTTATGGTTAgttcagaaaataaagaagatGAAAATAAGCCAGAGACAGACCCTGGTGCTGTCGATTTCCAAGAGGATATGGACGTAAGAATTGGATCAATAGAAAGGGTAGGTTCTGCCTTAGAAGAGGAAACAGGGGGGCGAGTGATTAATGAGGTCAAAGAAGAAGCTTCAATCGTTTCCACAGATTCGTCTGTGAAAACGGTCAGTAATATTGAAGGACAAAGAGAAGGAACTGGAAGCAATGAAGTAGTAGTTTTTGTTTGTGGCCAACCAGATGATGTTGATATTGTAATTCAAGACACAGAAGAGCAGAGTAAGACGGTTAATCAGTCAGGGGTTGAGCTTCATGAAAACCAGATAGTGTATGAGCCTATTAGTAGTCCAGAAAGTAATGAAGATGGGGAGGTTTGTACAGCGTTGGAGAAACATGATGGTGTGTCATTACTGGACATTCAGAGCACAGAGACCCAGCAGGTAAAGGAAGCCACATCTGCTAATGAAGAAAACAGAGGAACTGGTAATCTACGACTGGAAACGGTTAAAGAAGAAATGTGTGTCTCAGGCAGCCAAGCAGTGATTGAAATGGAGGTCCAAACCATCTGTGTACCAGAGCGTTCTGTCTCTGCACAGTTGGAGCAGAGTAGCGCCACTGTGGATGTGAAACAGGTCGCAGTGATCAGCTCTAGCGATGATATCAGCACGCCAGTTGGCCAGTCAGAAGGTGCaatggaaaaaagtgaaaggaaTGGGTTTCCAGGAAGCGTCAACGCCACAGAGTGTTCCGAACAGCTGCAAGAGGAGACTGGACGTCGCGAGGTTGCAGATGTCACGGTGACAACAACTACAGCCATCGCTGCAGTTGAGATACCAGATAGTACGTCTGAGGAGTACGTGATCTTAGAACCAGTCCCGGAAAGTGAAATCCCCTTTGATATCGTCACTCAAGCTGCAGCCGAATCGGGTTTGTCAGACTCTCTTTCAGAACAGGTGAATCCAGACAGTGCATTGGTGGGTGATGTGGAAAATCAAAGGGTCTTGAATGGTTCCCAACAAAGCTTCCGCCCCGAGGCAGAAGTGCAGCAGTGTCAAACAACTGATGAGGTCAAAGATGCTACAGTGACCAATTCAGGTGGGGATGAAAACACCAGGATCGGGACAGAATCTTCAACTGCGCTGCCTTTAGAAGAAAGTGTTCAAGTTTTTCATAATTCTGCCGATTACCAGCAACTGCCATCTGACATGATGGATGTTAATACCACAGACATGGACATGGCACACTCTCACGCTCAAGGCACGAATGAAGACTGTAATGATCTGGTGACAGAGAATGTTGAGGGTAACTTGGATCTGCATCAAGTGCAAATTCTGGAGGATATAGAGATTGGTCGTGAGATTGTAGTAGCAGAGGAAGAGAATGACGAAGATAGTGATACTATAATAATAGAAAAACCCCAGGAAACAACTGAAGCAGCCCCTCTTAAAAAGCCAGAGGAAAAGgttaatgagaaaaataaagatgacaCTCATGGGACCCTCttaaagcaaaacaacacagcTGACAAGATTGAAGATGATAAAAAGGGACAGGAGGAAGAAAAACCCAAGAAGCAAGAAATGAATACGCAGGCAAGAACCAAAGCCCGTCTGGCAGCCTTAGCTGAACAAAAGGCCGCAGCTTCTAAGagaacagcaaacagacagcagctgaaCCTCTTAGCCCTGTGTCAGGAAATCGCAGAGGACATTGCCACAGACAGCATGCTGCTAAAGAggatagaggaagaaaaacaagcagcagcagtggcagccaAAGGTGAAGCCAGCAAGAAGGAAAGCCCACCTGTTACCACACAGGAAGTAGAAACTGTTGATGTTCCCACTCCTGCCGGACCAGAAGGGTGCTCTGCTTCAGTGACATCAGTGACACCTGACGAAGAGGCATCAGCAGCCCAGCCCTCGACAGCTGATTCACCCGAAGCCAAGCGTACCGCAGAGCCTCAAAAGAGGCGTTTCTTCATCACACAGGTTTCAGTGCCCCTCAAGGTCCATGAGAAAAAGAAGCTAACTAGATATCAAAGACTGAGACAGGTTgaactgcagagagagaaaatgtcgTGGGCACGTGTAAAGAAACTGAAGTCTGACCAAGCAaatcagatgttttcagacatgGATTGGCAGCCGCCGCTGTTTGCACCCTCTCCAGTTTCAGTGAGTCCTGTGACAACAGATCCTCCACCTGTAGCCAGTCCATCTAAAACACCTCTCCCAAGTCCCACCTCCAGTAGCAAACCTGCAACACCCAAAGCCGAGGCTCCCAAAGTTGAGACTCCTAAGGCTGAAGTCAGTAAAACTGAACCCCCTAAAACAGAAACTCCCAAAACTGAACCTAGCAAAACTGAAACCTCTAAAACTGGACCTCCTAAAGCTGAAACCCCTAAAACTACAAGGCAAAGTAAGGCTCAGACTCCTAAAGCAGCCCCTCCTCCGGGTCCCTCCCCAAAAGTTACCAGATCATCAGCCAGGAGGAGCCTCCCAGCAGTACCCCCTCCCATGCCCAACGGACTTAATGCTCAGAAGACGAAGCCTGAAGTCGAGTATAAGCCATACAGACCAAGGCCCAAGTATTCCCCTGATGATTTTGAACTAGATGATGACCCATTACCAGTAGCTCCAACAAAGCCCTCTCCACAGTCTAGGCCTGCACGACCCAACCCTCAGTCAAAACCCACAGCTCAGTCTAAACCCATGCTTCcctcaaaatccacagtttcaTCACAGCTTGCCAACCAGGCAAAACTCAAAACTCAGACCACCCCTGCTGGACAGATCTCAGGTCAGTCAAAGCTCACTGTTTCAACCACCACTCAGTCAAAGCCTGCCAATCCACAATCAAAGCTTGCCGTCGCAGCAACGCCCCAGTCAAAGGCCTCAGCTGCAGCTTCATCAAAACCAGCTCCTTTAGCAAAACCTCATCTGAAGTCTCCTGTTTTAACAACACCTCAGTCCAAAGCTGCTTCAGCTCCAGGTCAGTACAAgcctgctgcttctgcttcacCCCAGTTAAGGACTGCTGCTGGTGCAGCTCAGTTAAAGCAGTCAACTCCAACAGCAGCTCAGCCTGCCGGTTCAACCACATCTGAGAAAAAGCCTGCTGTTTCTTCAATACCTCAGAAAACCCCAAATCCCCCATCATCAGAAGAAAGAAGATGCAAG GATACAGCCGGTTTACTTTCATCAGCTCCTACATCTTCCCTTCCCTCTAAAGAAAGCTTGAATGTGTCTGATGGCACACAGCAGTGTAAAGAAAAGCCTGCAg TCACTGGTGTTGTTCCCTCTCCAGGGACAGAAACAGTCAAGACAGCTGAGAAGACATCAGAAAAGCCTTGTCAAGA CAGAGCAGCGAATCCGCAAGATGGTGGGACTCCTCTCTCTGATGCGTGTCTGCAAAAAGAAGTCAAGAAACTAAGAGAGGCTGACAAAGATGGCACTCAAACTATTATT GATGCAGGACAGAAGCATTTTGGAGCAGTggcctgcagtgtgtgtgggatgCTCTACTCTGCTGCCAACCCTGAAGATGAATCTCAACATTTACTCTTCCACAACCAGTTCATCAGCGCTGTCAAATACGTG ggatggaaaaaagagagaatctTGGGAGAATATCCAGACGGCAAGATCATTCTTGTCCTGCCAGATGATCCCAAATATGCCCTGAAAAAG GTTGAGGAGATTAGGGAGATGGTGGACAATGACCTCGGCTTCCAGCAGGTGGAGACCAAGTGTCCCTCTCAGACCAAAaccttcctcttcatctccaACGACAAGAAAGTTGCTGGATGCCTCATAGCAGAGCACATTCAGGAG GGGTACAGGGTGATCGAGGAGCCCGTACCGGAGGGCTCAGAGGGAGAGAAGGTGATGTTTGAACGGCAGAGAGCTTGGTGCTGCTCCACCACGCCGGAGCCAGCCATCTGTGGCATCAGCCGCATCTGGGTCGTCAACATGATGAGACGTCAGGGCATCGCCTCTCGCCTGCTAGAGTGCCTCAG gAACAACTTCATATACGGTTCATACCTGAGCAAAGACGAGATCGCTTTCTCCGACCCCACTCCTGACGGGAAACTCTTTGCCACACATTACTTTGGCACTTCTCAGTTTTTGGTTTATAACTTTGTGAGTGGAACGCGCTCCTCCCAGCCCAAAACGGATGCAGTATGA